The following proteins are co-located in the Pseudomonas fluorescens genome:
- the glnE gene encoding bifunctional [glutamate--ammonia ligase]-adenylyl-L-tyrosine phosphorylase/[glutamate--ammonia-ligase] adenylyltransferase: MSLPTLAELPAILLPYASRAEQSFRDAVAALDDDHGLSAWTPQRWADFARVCAASDFVIEQSVRDPLMLLELVAWGELDRGFAPGELCSQIAGAVQQAETEDELGRVLRRQRTRQQVRIIWRDLTRQADLVQTCRDLSDMADACIDQAYQWLYQRHCVQFGTPTGRRSGEAQHMVILGMGKLGAVELNLSSDIDLIFAYPEGGETVGVKRALDNQEFFIRLGQKLIKALDPMTVDGFVFRVDMRLRPYGSAGALVLSFNALEQYYQDQGRDWERYAMIKARVVAGDQVAGAQLLDMLRPFVYRRYLDFSAIEALRTMKQLIQQEVRRKGMADNIKLGSGGIREVEFIAQAFQLIHGGRDLSLQQRPLLNVLGTLEGQGYLPSAVIAELRNGYEFLRYTEHAIQAIADRQTQMLPDGPEDQARIAFMLGFADWAAFHERLMYWRGRVDWHFRQVIADPDEEEGEESELVVGGEWLPLWEESQDEEAACRQLAEGGFTDATKALKALAGLRGSPQLRAMQRLGRERLDAFIPRLLAQAVEHANPDLVLERVLPLVEAVARRSAYLVLLTENPDALRRLLTLCAASPWIAEQITRFPLLLDELLNEGRLFKPPLAPELAAELRERLTRIPEDDLEQQMEALRHFKLAHRLRVAASEIAGSLPLMKVSDYLTWLAEAILEQVLALAWRQTVARHGSPQRVDGSLCNPGFIIVGYGKVGGIELGHGSDLDLVFIHDGDPQAETDGAKPIDGAQFFTRLGQRIIHLLTTQTNSGQLYEVDMRLRPSGASGLLVSSLGAFERYQENEAWTWEHQALIRARVLVGSEDVGHAFEHVRAKVLGRERDLAKLRQEVSEMRAKMRDNLGTRTTAAGTGANAFEPTAAFDLKQDAGGIVDIEFMVQYAALAWSAQHPSLLRYTDNIRILEGLEQVGLMPAADAHLLREVYKAYRSAAHRQALQNEAGTVAGDQFADERRQVMRIWQALGLS, encoded by the coding sequence ATGTTGCTCGAACTGGTGGCCTGGGGCGAGTTGGACCGGGGCTTCGCGCCCGGCGAACTGTGCAGCCAGATCGCGGGCGCTGTGCAACAGGCCGAAACAGAAGATGAGCTGGGCCGTGTGTTGCGCCGCCAGCGCACACGCCAACAAGTGCGCATCATTTGGCGCGACCTGACCCGACAAGCGGACCTGGTGCAAACCTGCCGCGACCTCTCCGACATGGCTGACGCTTGTATCGATCAGGCCTACCAGTGGCTGTACCAGCGCCACTGCGTGCAGTTCGGCACGCCGACCGGCCGGCGCAGCGGTGAAGCCCAGCACATGGTCATCCTCGGCATGGGCAAGCTCGGCGCGGTGGAGCTGAACCTGTCTTCGGATATCGACCTGATCTTTGCCTACCCAGAAGGCGGCGAGACAGTGGGCGTGAAGCGCGCGCTGGATAACCAGGAGTTTTTCATTCGGCTTGGTCAAAAACTGATCAAGGCCCTCGACCCGATGACCGTCGACGGTTTTGTGTTCCGTGTCGACATGCGCCTGCGGCCATATGGCTCGGCCGGCGCGTTGGTGCTCAGTTTCAATGCGCTGGAACAGTACTACCAGGACCAGGGCCGCGACTGGGAGCGCTACGCCATGATCAAGGCGCGGGTAGTGGCCGGTGATCAGGTGGCCGGTGCGCAGTTGCTCGACATGCTGCGACCCTTCGTCTATCGGCGGTACCTGGATTTTTCCGCCATTGAAGCGCTGCGCACCATGAAGCAGCTGATCCAGCAGGAAGTACGGCGCAAAGGCATGGCCGACAACATCAAGCTGGGCTCGGGCGGCATCCGCGAGGTGGAATTTATCGCGCAGGCGTTCCAATTGATCCATGGTGGCCGCGACCTGAGCCTGCAACAGAGGCCGTTGCTCAATGTGTTGGGGACCCTGGAAGGCCAGGGCTACCTGCCATCGGCCGTGATCGCCGAGTTGCGCAATGGCTACGAGTTTTTGCGTTACACCGAACACGCCATCCAGGCAATTGCCGACCGGCAGACGCAAATGCTCCCGGACGGCCCGGAAGACCAGGCGCGCATTGCCTTTATGCTGGGCTTTGCCGATTGGGCGGCATTCCATGAGCGCCTGATGTACTGGCGTGGCCGTGTGGACTGGCATTTCCGCCAGGTGATCGCTGACCCTGACGAGGAAGAAGGCGAAGAAAGCGAATTGGTTGTGGGTGGTGAGTGGTTGCCGCTGTGGGAAGAGTCCCAGGATGAAGAGGCCGCCTGCCGGCAGTTGGCCGAAGGTGGCTTTACTGACGCGACCAAAGCGCTCAAGGCCTTGGCCGGCCTGCGTGGCAGCCCGCAATTGCGCGCCATGCAGCGTCTGGGGCGCGAACGGCTGGATGCTTTTATTCCGCGCCTGCTGGCCCAGGCGGTCGAGCACGCCAACCCGGACCTGGTACTGGAGCGCGTCTTGCCGCTGGTGGAGGCTGTCGCCCGCCGTTCGGCCTACCTCGTGCTGCTGACCGAAAACCCTGACGCCCTGCGCCGGCTGTTGACGCTGTGCGCCGCCAGCCCGTGGATCGCCGAACAAATCACCCGCTTTCCGCTGCTGCTCGACGAACTGCTCAATGAAGGCCGCCTGTTCAAGCCGCCGTTGGCACCGGAGCTCGCCGCAGAGCTGCGCGAGCGCCTTACGCGGATTCCCGAGGATGACCTCGAACAGCAAATGGAAGCCCTGCGCCACTTCAAGCTGGCCCACCGCCTGCGTGTCGCGGCTTCGGAAATCGCCGGCAGCCTGCCGCTGATGAAGGTCAGCGATTACCTGACCTGGCTGGCCGAGGCGATTCTCGAACAAGTGCTGGCCCTGGCTTGGCGCCAGACCGTGGCGCGCCACGGCTCGCCGCAGCGGGTGGACGGCAGCCTGTGCAATCCGGGTTTTATCATCGTCGGTTACGGCAAGGTCGGCGGGATCGAACTGGGGCATGGTTCGGACCTGGACCTGGTGTTTATCCATGACGGTGACCCGCAGGCCGAAACCGACGGCGCCAAGCCGATCGACGGTGCGCAGTTTTTTACACGGTTGGGCCAGCGCATCATTCACCTGCTGACCACCCAAACCAACTCGGGCCAGTTGTATGAAGTGGACATGCGCCTGCGACCTTCGGGCGCGTCCGGTTTGCTGGTCAGTTCACTGGGAGCGTTTGAGCGCTATCAGGAGAATGAAGCCTGGACCTGGGAGCATCAGGCCCTGATCCGCGCTCGGGTGCTGGTGGGCAGCGAGGATGTGGGCCACGCGTTCGAGCACGTCCGCGCCAAGGTGCTGGGGCGTGAGCGGGACTTGGCGAAGCTGCGCCAGGAGGTCAGCGAGATGCGCGCCAAGATGCGCGATAACCTGGGCACCCGGACTACGGCGGCCGGTACCGGCGCCAATGCGTTCGAGCCGACGGCGGCGTTCGACCTCAAGCAGGACGCCGGAGGTATCGTCGATATTGAATTTATGGTGCAATACGCCGCTTTGGCGTGGTCTGCGCAACATCCATCGTTGCTGCGCTACACCGACAATATCCGCATTCTGGAAGGCCTGGAGCAGGTTGGGCTGATGCCCGCCGCCGATGCCCATCTACTGCGCGAGGTGTATAAGGCCTACCGTTCCGCCGCGCACCGCCAGGCCTTGCAAAACGAGGCCGGTACGGTGGCCGGGGATCAGTTCGCCGACGAACGGCGCCAGGTGATGCGAATCTGGCAAGCGCTGGGGTTAAGCTGA
- the waaF gene encoding lipopolysaccharide heptosyltransferase II, whose amino-acid sequence MNILIVGPSWVGDMVMAQTLFQCLKQRHPDCQIDVLAPEWSRPILERMPEVRKALSFPLGHGALELATRRRIGKSMRGQYDQAILLPNSLKSALVPYFAGIPKRTGWRGEFRYVLLNDVRTLDKARYPLMIERFMALAYEPGAELPTAYPRPSLQIDPVTRDAALAKFGLMLDRPVLALCPGAEFGESKRWPSEHYAKVAEMKIREGWQVWLFGSKNDHSVGEDIRQRLIPGLREEAVNLSGDTSLAEAIDLLSCADAVVSNDSGLMHVAAALNRPLVAVYGSTSPGFTPPLADKVEVVRLGLECSPCFDRTCRFGHYNCLRQLLPQPVSDALQRLQGSVVEVR is encoded by the coding sequence ATGAATATTCTGATCGTTGGGCCCAGTTGGGTCGGTGACATGGTGATGGCGCAGACACTGTTCCAGTGCCTGAAACAGCGTCATCCCGACTGCCAAATCGACGTGCTCGCCCCTGAGTGGAGCCGGCCGATCCTTGAGCGCATGCCCGAGGTGCGCAAGGCCTTGAGCTTCCCGCTCGGCCACGGCGCACTCGAATTGGCGACGCGCCGACGCATCGGCAAATCCATGCGCGGCCAGTACGACCAGGCGATCCTGCTGCCTAACTCGCTGAAATCGGCGCTGGTGCCGTACTTTGCCGGCATCCCTAAACGTACCGGCTGGCGCGGCGAGTTTCGCTATGTGCTGCTCAATGACGTGCGCACCCTCGACAAGGCGCGTTACCCGCTGATGATCGAGCGCTTCATGGCCCTGGCCTACGAGCCCGGTGCCGAGTTGCCGACAGCGTACCCGCGCCCGAGCCTGCAGATCGACCCGGTTACGCGCGACGCGGCCCTGGCCAAGTTCGGCCTGATGCTCGACCGTCCGGTACTCGCGCTTTGCCCAGGCGCCGAGTTTGGCGAGTCCAAGCGCTGGCCGTCGGAGCATTACGCCAAAGTCGCCGAAATGAAGATTCGTGAAGGCTGGCAGGTGTGGCTGTTCGGTTCGAAAAACGATCACTCGGTGGGTGAGGACATTCGCCAGCGCCTGATTCCCGGCCTGCGCGAAGAAGCCGTGAACCTCAGTGGCGACACGTCGTTGGCCGAGGCTATCGACCTGTTGTCCTGCGCCGACGCGGTGGTGTCCAACGATTCGGGCCTGATGCATGTGGCGGCGGCGTTGAATCGCCCGTTGGTGGCCGTTTACGGCTCGACCTCTCCCGGCTTCACCCCGCCATTGGCCGACAAGGTCGAAGTGGTGCGCCTGGGCCTGGAGTGCAGCCCGTGTTTTGACCGCACCTGCCGTTTCGGCCACTACAATTGCCTGCGCCAGTTGCTGCCGCAACCGGTCAGCGATGCCTTGCAGCGGTTGCAGGGCTCTGTGGTCGAGGTCCGTTAG
- the waaC gene encoding lipopolysaccharide heptosyltransferase I — MRVLVIKTSSLGDVIHALPALTDAARAIPGIRFDWIVEEGFAEIPTWHPAVDKVIPVAIRRWRKNIWQTLKSGEWRRFKQRVQSTKYDLVIDAQGLLKSAWLTRYVRAPVAGFDKHSAREPIAARFYSRRLAVARGQHAVERLRQLFAVALGYDLPKALGDYGLSVDKLLGLPPKKPFVLLLHGTTWDTKHWPEAYWRELAERMGRLGVDVKLPWGNADEKARAERLAQGLQNAEVLPKLNLAGVARVLAGARACVAVDTGLGHLAAALDVPTISLFGPTNPGLTGAYGKGQIHLASDFPCAPCLQKHCTYQPTADDLRRFDIKRESPLCFTRLNPERVASRLSTLLLAEELH, encoded by the coding sequence TTGCGCGTATTGGTAATCAAGACCTCATCCCTGGGCGATGTGATCCACGCCTTGCCGGCACTGACCGACGCGGCGCGGGCAATCCCTGGCATTCGCTTTGATTGGATCGTGGAAGAAGGCTTTGCCGAGATCCCCACCTGGCACCCGGCGGTGGACAAGGTGATCCCGGTGGCGATTCGCCGCTGGCGCAAAAACATCTGGCAAACCCTCAAGAGCGGTGAGTGGCGCCGCTTCAAGCAGCGCGTCCAGTCGACTAAATACGACTTGGTAATCGACGCCCAGGGCCTGCTCAAAAGCGCCTGGCTGACACGCTACGTGCGTGCCCCGGTGGCGGGCTTCGATAAACACTCCGCCCGCGAGCCAATCGCTGCGCGCTTCTACTCGCGACGCCTGGCTGTGGCCCGTGGGCAGCATGCAGTGGAGCGTTTGCGCCAACTGTTCGCCGTGGCGCTGGGCTATGACTTGCCCAAAGCCTTGGGCGATTACGGTTTGAGCGTCGACAAGCTGCTCGGCCTGCCGCCGAAAAAACCGTTTGTGCTGCTGCTGCACGGCACCACTTGGGACACCAAGCACTGGCCCGAAGCCTATTGGCGCGAGCTGGCCGAACGCATGGGCCGCCTGGGTGTGGACGTAAAGTTGCCGTGGGGCAATGCCGACGAAAAAGCCCGCGCCGAACGCTTGGCCCAAGGCCTGCAGAACGCCGAAGTGCTGCCCAAGCTGAACCTCGCCGGCGTCGCCCGTGTGCTCGCTGGCGCCCGCGCCTGCGTGGCGGTGGACACCGGCCTCGGTCACTTGGCCGCTGCATTGGACGTGCCGACCATTTCCCTGTTCGGCCCGACGAACCCCGGCCTGACCGGCGCTTACGGCAAGGGCCAGATTCACCTGGCCAGCGACTTCCCCTGTGCGCCGTGCCTGCAAAAACACTGTACCTATCAACCAACGGCCGACGATCTGCGTCGGTTCGACATCAAACGCGAGTCGCCCCTGTGCTTCACGCGCTTGAACCCTGAGCGTGTGGCAAGCCGACTGAGCACGTTGTTACTGGCTGAGGAGCTGCACTGA
- a CDS encoding glycosyltransferase family 4 protein: MQLAFVLYKYFPFGGLQRDFMRIALECQQRGHQIRVYTLIWEGEIPPGFEVLVAPVKAFFNHRRNEKLSAWMEADLAKRPVDRLIGFNKMPGLDVYYAADGCFEDKAQNLRHALYRSFGRYKHFAEYERAVFAKDAKTEVLMISEVQQPLFIKHYDTPLERFHLLPPGIAQDRRAPPNAAELREGFRQEFNLGEDDLLLVQIGSGFKTKGVDRSLKAMAALPAELKKRTRLFVIGQDDPKVFQLQSATLGLGDNVQFLKGRSDIPRFLLGADLLIHPAYNENTGTVLLEALVAGLPVLVSAVCGYAHYIAEADSGLVLDEPFEQAQLNQYLARMLTDTAQRAAWGRNGLAFAETADLYSMPQHAADVILAEPKR, translated from the coding sequence ATGCAACTGGCTTTTGTTCTGTACAAATATTTCCCCTTCGGTGGCCTGCAGCGCGACTTCATGCGTATCGCCCTGGAGTGCCAGCAGCGCGGCCATCAGATTCGTGTCTACACGCTGATCTGGGAAGGCGAGATTCCGCCGGGTTTCGAAGTGCTGGTGGCGCCGGTCAAGGCGTTCTTCAATCATCGGCGCAACGAGAAGCTCAGCGCGTGGATGGAGGCCGACCTGGCCAAACGCCCGGTGGACCGCCTGATTGGTTTCAACAAAATGCCTGGCCTGGACGTTTACTACGCCGCCGACGGCTGCTTTGAAGACAAGGCACAAAACCTGCGCCACGCGCTGTATCGCAGCTTTGGCCGCTACAAACACTTCGCCGAGTATGAGCGTGCGGTGTTTGCCAAGGATGCCAAGACCGAAGTCTTGATGATCTCCGAAGTGCAGCAGCCGCTGTTCATCAAGCATTACGACACCCCGCTGGAGCGCTTCCACCTGTTGCCACCGGGCATTGCCCAGGACCGCCGCGCACCGCCCAACGCCGCCGAGCTGCGTGAAGGCTTCCGCCAGGAATTCAACCTGGGCGAGGACGACCTGCTGCTGGTGCAAATCGGCTCTGGCTTCAAAACCAAGGGCGTCGATCGCAGCCTCAAAGCCATGGCCGCCTTGCCGGCAGAACTTAAAAAACGCACACGCCTGTTTGTAATTGGCCAGGACGACCCCAAAGTATTCCAACTGCAGAGCGCCACTTTGGGGCTGGGCGATAACGTGCAGTTCCTCAAGGGGCGCAGCGATATCCCGCGTTTCCTGCTGGGCGCCGACCTGTTGATCCACCCGGCGTACAACGAGAATACCGGTACGGTGTTGCTCGAAGCGCTGGTGGCCGGCTTGCCGGTGCTGGTCTCGGCCGTGTGTGGTTATGCCCATTACATCGCCGAAGCCGACAGCGGCCTGGTGCTGGATGAGCCTTTTGAACAGGCGCAGCTCAACCAGTATCTGGCGCGAATGCTCACCGACACTGCACAGCGCGCGGCCTGGGGCCGCAATGGGTTGGCCTTCGCCGAGACGGCTGACCTCTACAGCATGCCGCAGCACGCGGCGGATGTGATTCTGGCGGAGCCAAAACGATGA
- the rfaP gene encoding lipopolysaccharide core heptose(I) kinase RfaP — translation MKLMLAEPFKTLWAGRDAFAEVERLQGEVYRELEARRTLRTEVDGRGYFVKIHRGIGWGEIVKNLVTAKLPVLGAGQEWQAIERLHAIGVPTMTAVAYGERGSNPADQHSFIITEELAPTVSLEDFSINWAKQPPEPRLKRALIAEVARMTGMMHRGGVNHRDCYICHFLLHTDTPVTFDHFKLSVIDLHRAQTRDKISHRWRDKDLAALYFSALDIGLTRRDKLRFLKGYFQQPLRQILAEESPLLQWLQAKADKLYARKQRYGDAL, via the coding sequence ATGAAGTTGATGCTTGCCGAGCCGTTCAAGACCCTCTGGGCCGGGCGCGATGCGTTCGCCGAAGTCGAGCGGCTGCAAGGCGAGGTGTACCGTGAGCTTGAAGCGCGGCGCACCTTGCGTACCGAAGTGGATGGCCGTGGTTATTTTGTGAAGATCCACCGTGGCATCGGCTGGGGCGAGATCGTCAAGAACCTGGTCACCGCCAAGCTGCCGGTGCTGGGCGCGGGTCAGGAGTGGCAGGCCATCGAACGCCTGCACGCAATCGGCGTGCCGACCATGACCGCCGTGGCGTACGGCGAGCGCGGCAGCAACCCGGCCGACCAGCACTCGTTCATCATCACCGAAGAGTTGGCGCCTACGGTCAGCCTTGAAGATTTCAGCATCAACTGGGCCAAACAGCCGCCCGAGCCGCGCCTCAAGCGCGCGCTGATCGCTGAAGTGGCGCGGATGACCGGCATGATGCATCGCGGTGGGGTCAACCACCGCGACTGCTACATCTGCCACTTCCTGCTGCACACGGATACGCCGGTCACCTTCGATCACTTCAAACTGTCGGTGATCGACCTGCACCGCGCCCAGACCCGCGACAAAATCAGCCATCGCTGGCGCGACAAAGACTTGGCCGCGCTGTACTTTTCGGCGCTGGACATCGGCCTCACGCGTCGCGACAAGTTGCGCTTCCTCAAGGGCTACTTCCAGCAGCCGCTGCGCCAGATCCTGGCCGAAGAAAGCCCCTTGCTGCAGTGGCTGCAGGCCAAGGCCGACAAGCTTTATGCGCGCAAACAACGCTACGGGGACGCGCTCTGA
- a CDS encoding lipopolysaccharide kinase InaA family protein, translated as MAGWNLEPAYAALADDFGSLEAVFALQGEQLTRDPLSEVIRVERGGVNFYVKRYVGAGKGLRRYLGKPRVKSEWQNLKRFARWGIPTADVVAWGLERKGLAYARGAMITRELPRTADLSVLADRNDACLKDPKWVSVISRQLAEYTRTMHEHRFTHNDLKWRNLLVDDHQTLYLIDCPNGDFWRGFWLKYRITKDLACLDKVAKYHLSATQRLRFYLQYRQRSHLTASDKQRIRHVVKFFEGRE; from the coding sequence ATGGCGGGTTGGAATCTGGAACCTGCTTACGCCGCACTGGCGGATGATTTCGGCAGCCTTGAGGCGGTGTTTGCGCTGCAGGGCGAGCAGCTGACGCGCGACCCGTTGTCGGAAGTGATCCGCGTAGAGCGCGGCGGGGTCAATTTCTACGTCAAGCGTTACGTCGGTGCCGGTAAAGGCCTGCGCCGCTACCTGGGCAAGCCGCGGGTGAAGTCCGAATGGCAGAACCTCAAGCGCTTCGCCAGGTGGGGGATTCCTACCGCCGACGTGGTGGCCTGGGGCCTGGAGCGCAAGGGCCTGGCCTATGCGCGGGGGGCGATGATCACCCGCGAGCTGCCGAGAACCGCTGACTTGTCGGTGCTGGCCGATCGCAACGATGCCTGTTTGAAAGACCCCAAGTGGGTCAGCGTGATCAGTCGCCAGCTTGCTGAATACACCCGTACGATGCACGAGCATCGCTTCACCCATAACGATTTGAAGTGGCGCAACCTGTTGGTCGACGATCATCAGACCCTGTACCTGATCGATTGCCCCAACGGTGATTTCTGGCGCGGGTTCTGGCTCAAGTACCGAATTACCAAAGACCTGGCCTGCCTGGACAAAGTCGCCAAGTATCACTTGTCGGCTACCCAGCGCCTGCGCTTCTACCTGCAATATCGCCAACGCTCGCACCTGACGGCGTCGGACAAACAGCGGATTCGCCACGTGGTGAAGTTTTTCGAGGGGCGCGAATGA
- a CDS encoding lipopolysaccharide kinase InaA family protein produces the protein MSDFLAAEDRALLERNGLADFDALWARQLDAVDEPNTSDGGWSSVFRLELEGQGYYLKRQSNYLTRTLSKPFGEPTFAREFRNISRYRERGIPALQAAFFGERKVNGEHRAMLLTRALDGWNDLDSLLEQWSQLTDAQHRAILLACGQLARHLHSVGQVHGCFYPKHIFLQATGTGYAAQLIDLEKTRPLLFGRRDRVKDLEPLLRRAPQWSDAHVRQLLAAYLDQPEDSSLTTAWFERLTARRSHKEKR, from the coding sequence ATGAGTGATTTCCTGGCGGCCGAAGATCGCGCTCTGCTTGAGCGCAACGGCCTGGCTGACTTCGATGCCCTGTGGGCCAGGCAACTGGACGCGGTGGATGAACCCAATACCAGCGATGGGGGGTGGAGCAGCGTATTTCGTCTGGAGCTTGAAGGGCAGGGCTACTACCTCAAGCGCCAGAGCAATTACCTGACACGCACACTCAGCAAGCCGTTTGGCGAGCCGACATTTGCCCGTGAATTCCGTAACATCAGCCGTTATCGCGAGCGCGGTATTCCGGCGTTGCAGGCGGCGTTTTTCGGTGAGCGCAAGGTCAATGGCGAGCACCGTGCGATGTTGCTGACCCGTGCCCTGGACGGTTGGAACGACCTGGATTCATTGCTGGAGCAATGGTCGCAACTGACAGATGCCCAGCACCGTGCGATCTTGCTGGCCTGCGGTCAGCTGGCGCGACACCTGCACAGCGTGGGTCAGGTGCATGGCTGTTTTTATCCCAAGCATATTTTCCTGCAGGCCACAGGCACAGGTTATGCCGCGCAGTTGATCGACCTGGAGAAAACTCGCCCGTTACTGTTCGGCAGGCGCGACCGGGTCAAGGACCTGGAACCGCTGTTGCGGCGCGCGCCGCAGTGGTCGGATGCCCACGTGCGGCAATTGTTGGCGGCCTATCTGGATCAACCTGAAGACAGCTCGCTGACCACCGCCTGGTTCGAGCGCCTGACGGCCCGTCGCAGTCACAAGGAGAAGCGCTGA
- a CDS encoding lipopolysaccharide kinase InaA family protein, with protein sequence MRLSELKKAGRTPGLPLTIELADAAGPGQLQLLSLLRVLPGERYVGAGVWRGRTVLAKLLVGNKAARHFQRELGGVRLLAEQGLTTPQLLADGLQEGEGGWLLFDFIEGAESLADAWQAVEGLPPLADEQTAVLAEALAAIAQMHSKGLWQEDLHLDNLLRQDGKLYLIDGAGIRVEEAGKPLSRNRVLENLGVFFAQLPKNLEPFTEELLVYYLLGNGEHALPLEALEKQVRKVSAWRLKDFLNKVGRECTLFSVVRGAFALRAIRREEAPAMLPVLEQADALLDQGHLYKTGGAATVAKVEVAGRPLVIKRYNIKGFAHWLKRFWRPSRAWHSWREGNRLAFLGIATPKPLAVLEKRFFWLRSRAYLVTDYLPGPDIIERFAPYVENGDAPENELLALDHLFAELIRERISHGDFKGHNLFWAEDRWALIDLDAMCQHRSEASFAPAFAKDRARFMRNWPESSALYQRIDQRLPREVGVAG encoded by the coding sequence ATGCGTTTGTCTGAGCTGAAAAAAGCCGGTCGCACGCCTGGCCTCCCGCTGACCATCGAGCTGGCGGATGCTGCTGGCCCAGGGCAACTGCAATTGCTCAGCCTGCTGCGCGTATTGCCCGGCGAGCGCTATGTGGGCGCAGGCGTGTGGCGCGGTCGCACGGTGCTGGCCAAATTGTTGGTGGGCAACAAGGCGGCACGGCATTTTCAGCGTGAACTCGGCGGCGTCCGCCTGCTGGCTGAGCAAGGCCTGACCACGCCGCAGCTGCTGGCCGATGGTTTGCAGGAAGGTGAGGGTGGCTGGCTGCTGTTCGACTTTATTGAAGGCGCCGAAAGCCTCGCCGATGCCTGGCAGGCGGTCGAAGGTTTGCCGCCGTTGGCGGACGAACAGACCGCCGTGCTCGCCGAGGCGTTGGCTGCGATCGCGCAGATGCACAGCAAAGGCTTGTGGCAGGAAGACCTGCACCTGGACAACCTGCTGCGCCAGGACGGCAAGCTGTACCTGATTGACGGTGCCGGGATTCGCGTCGAAGAAGCGGGCAAGCCGCTGTCACGCAATCGGGTGCTGGAAAATCTCGGGGTGTTTTTCGCCCAACTGCCGAAAAACCTTGAGCCGTTCACCGAAGAGTTGTTGGTGTATTACCTGCTGGGCAATGGCGAGCACGCGTTGCCGCTGGAAGCCCTGGAGAAGCAGGTGCGCAAGGTCAGTGCCTGGCGCTTGAAAGACTTTTTGAACAAGGTCGGTCGTGAGTGCACGCTGTTCAGCGTGGTGCGTGGCGCCTTTGCCTTGCGTGCGATTCGTCGCGAGGAAGCGCCTGCGATGCTACCGGTGCTGGAGCAGGCCGATGCGTTGCTTGATCAGGGCCACCTGTACAAGACCGGTGGTGCGGCCACTGTCGCCAAGGTCGAAGTGGCCGGTCGGCCGCTGGTGATCAAGCGCTACAACATCAAGGGGTTCGCCCATTGGCTCAAGCGTTTCTGGCGCCCCAGTCGTGCCTGGCACTCCTGGCGTGAAGGTAACCGCCTGGCCTTTCTGGGGATCGCCACGCCCAAGCCGCTGGCTGTGCTGGAAAAGCGTTTTTTCTGGCTGCGCAGCCGGGCTTATCTGGTCACCGACTACTTGCCGGGGCCGGACATCATCGAGCGCTTCGCACCGTATGTTGAGAACGGCGATGCGCCCGAAAACGAACTGCTGGCCCTGGATCATCTGTTTGCCGAGTTGATTCGTGAGCGCATCAGCCATGGCGATTTCAAGGGCCATAATCTGTTCTGGGCCGAGGATCGCTGGGCGTTGATTGACCTCGATGCCATGTGCCAGCACCGCAGTGAAGCCAGCTTCGCCCCGGCGTTTGCCAAGGACCGCGCGCGATTTATGCGCAACTGGCCTGAGAGCAGCGCCTTGTACCAACGGATCGACCAGCGTTTGCCCCGAGAGGTCGGCGTCGCCGGTTAA